A genomic stretch from Edaphobacter aggregans includes:
- the ndk gene encoding nucleoside-diphosphate kinase has protein sequence MSQRTFSIIKPDAVRKGHAGAILAEIEKAGFKIVSIKKVSISKAQAEGFYYVHAARPFFGELTEFMSSGPIFPMVLEKDNAIADLRKLMGATNPAQAEEGTIRKQFAASIGENAIHGSDAEDTAAFEIGYFFAGYELK, from the coding sequence TTGTCACAACGCACATTCAGCATCATTAAGCCGGACGCCGTCCGCAAGGGCCATGCAGGCGCCATTCTCGCCGAGATCGAAAAGGCGGGGTTCAAAATTGTTTCGATCAAGAAGGTTTCGATCTCTAAGGCTCAGGCCGAGGGTTTCTATTACGTTCACGCGGCGCGTCCGTTCTTCGGCGAACTGACGGAGTTTATGTCGAGCGGGCCGATCTTCCCGATGGTGCTCGAGAAGGACAACGCCATTGCCGATCTGCGCAAGCTGATGGGTGCGACGAATCCTGCGCAGGCCGAAGAGGGAACGATCCGCAAGCAGTTTGCGGCGTCGATTGGCGAGAACGCGATCCATGGCTCGGATGCAGAGGATACGGCTGCGTTTGAGATTGGATACTTCTTTGCTGGATATGAATTGAAGTAG
- a CDS encoding HAD family hydrolase codes for MKLTLPDGPFEAYLFDCDGTIADSMPLHYLGWKHVLADWNCEFAEDHFYSLGGMPVTEIIAMLNERDGLSMPVDEIRRRKEEFFFGNLSLLKGIPEVLEHIEVSHGQVPFAVVSGGTRSCVTASLRSLNILDKFETLVCAGDYMRSKPHPEPFLMAAERLGVAPEACLVFEDTDMGIEAATAAGMASVKVPGPLERVLVG; via the coding sequence ATGAAGTTGACGTTGCCGGATGGGCCATTTGAGGCTTACTTGTTCGACTGCGATGGGACGATTGCGGACTCGATGCCGCTTCATTACCTGGGGTGGAAGCATGTTCTGGCGGATTGGAACTGCGAATTTGCCGAGGATCACTTCTACTCGCTGGGTGGCATGCCGGTGACTGAGATTATTGCGATGCTGAACGAGCGGGATGGCTTGAGCATGCCGGTGGATGAGATTCGGAGGCGCAAGGAAGAGTTTTTCTTTGGGAATCTTTCGCTGCTGAAGGGGATTCCTGAGGTGTTGGAGCATATCGAGGTGAGCCATGGGCAGGTTCCGTTTGCGGTGGTGTCGGGTGGGACGCGGAGTTGCGTGACTGCGTCGCTGCGGTCGCTGAATATTTTGGATAAGTTCGAGACGCTGGTTTGCGCGGGGGATTACATGAGGAGCAAGCCGCATCCGGAGCCGTTTTTGATGGCGGCTGAGAGGCTTGGAGTGGCTCCTGAGGCTTGTCTGGTGTTTGAGGATACGGATATGGGGATTGAGGCTGCGACCGCTGCGGGAATGGCTTCGGTGAAGGTTCCGGGGCCGCTGGAGCGGGTTTTGGTGGGGTGA